The genomic region CCCGCAGGGCCGGCCGACCGTGGTCCAGCTCGTCCCCAACGACCCCCGGGTCTTCCCGGTCGGCCGGCTCGATGCCGCCACCGAAGGCCTCATCATCATGACCAACGACGGCGCGCTGGCGCACCGGCTGGCCCACCCGTCTCACGGGGTGGAGAAGGAGTACCTGGCAGAGGTGGCCGGCAGCCCCACTCCCGGAGCGCTGCGCCAGCTACGCACGGGGGTAGTGCTCGACGACGGGCTCGCCGCTGCCGCGCGCGTCGGGCTGGCGGCCGATGGGCTGCTGCGCATCGTCATCCACGAAGGGCGCAACCGCCAGGTTCGGCGCATGTGCGAAGCTGTCGGCTACCCGGTGCGGCGCCTCGTCCGCACCCGGATCGGACCGGTCGTCGACCATGCGCTTCGCCCCGGAGCCTGGCGCCAGCTCACCCTCAGCGAGGTCAGGGCGCTGGGCGAGGCGTCGGCGTCCCGCCCAGTGCCGGACCGCCCAGTGCCGGATCGCCCGGTGCCGGACCGCCCGGTGCCGGACCGGCCGGCGGGCGGTCGGTAGCATCGTCGTCCATGCCTCCCGCCGTTCGCGCCCTGCGGGGCGCCACCACTGTCGATGCCGACACCGCGGCACAGGTCACCGAGCGCATGCAGGAGCTACTGGCCGCCGTGCTGGAGCGCAACGGCCTGGTCCACGACGATGTGATCAGCATCCTGTTCACCGCCACGGAAGATGTGGTGTCGATGTTCCCAGCGACCGCAGCCCGGGGCATCGGCCTCGGTGACGTCCCACTGATCTGCGCCCGGGAGCTGTCGGTGGTCGGTGCCACACCGCTGTGCCTCCGGGTCATGCTGCACGTAGCCACCCAACGGCAACGGAGCGAGCTGCACCACGTCTACCTGCACGGCGCCCGGGGACTGCGTGACGACCTCCCCGAATGACCGATCCGATACCGGTGGCCTCGCCGAAGTGGTCGG from Terriglobia bacterium harbors:
- the aroH gene encoding chorismate mutase; amino-acid sequence: MPPAVRALRGATTVDADTAAQVTERMQELLAAVLERNGLVHDDVISILFTATEDVVSMFPATAARGIGLGDVPLICARELSVVGATPLCLRVMLHVATQRQRSELHHVYLHGARGLRDDLPE
- a CDS encoding pseudouridine synthase; protein product: MPETDRGGAYGSGERLQKVLARIGLGSRRACEELIASGRVAVNDTVAVLGRRVDVTTDRVVLDGAPLPTMPGLVHYLLNKPAGVVTTADDPQGRPTVVQLVPNDPRVFPVGRLDAATEGLIIMTNDGALAHRLAHPSHGVEKEYLAEVAGSPTPGALRQLRTGVVLDDGLAAAARVGLAADGLLRIVIHEGRNRQVRRMCEAVGYPVRRLVRTRIGPVVDHALRPGAWRQLTLSEVRALGEASASRPVPDRPVPDRPVPDRPVPDRPAGGR